In one Planctomycetia bacterium genomic region, the following are encoded:
- a CDS encoding HEAT repeat domain-containing protein: MGLAGRRTLIAKCPSCQATTKVEVHPAKTTIRCPRCKVSVPLAFAREYSPKANEEPAEPVKERLKTETVSFDYQSESPIEPPPRANHSNRKKKTTSTSGSSYQQVSYPDHSAGIVKYATLGGAILVIALITGIAYLLWSSMKHEKGQEYISNLTESIGLNKQAIEQIRKALDPLESAEATTKYKDFKGKIAHLSARRRHLTVPEPGSHEGQAALETELATVEKDLATAEEDVKRMINSASAQPLKKVNSTVSDQLGASTTFGPPLRAEKSPPPEPKRQADITSVIVYMPGVTKEQWSPELQKRFSMLADNGEGQVTTHWAGDLLSVEVRPVLDPARYATKINFARLMYYSRNERIITIEFKPEQANLAKLRDGDSITSLLLDMKQREKTPVIQTALDKLGKMKIDPSRQAEVAAVLETVASDSKLDSTLRESAIKLIASWAGRESTSLLVRLLDDKSASVKLNALDALVEVRAISAAPNIAQLWERMDVDRVTRSLIALGNEVEPVVLPYLNNNSSVVIRSEACKVLQEVGTITSLKPLLDLINAKDMSPVIVDSAKEAMKKILDRKPQ, encoded by the coding sequence ATGGGACTTGCAGGCCGTCGTACCCTTATTGCCAAATGTCCCTCATGCCAGGCAACTACCAAGGTTGAAGTCCATCCTGCTAAAACCACCATACGTTGTCCTCGCTGCAAAGTATCCGTTCCGCTGGCTTTTGCCCGTGAGTATTCCCCGAAAGCCAATGAAGAACCTGCAGAGCCTGTTAAAGAGCGTTTGAAAACCGAGACAGTTTCTTTCGATTATCAATCCGAATCTCCAATTGAACCGCCACCACGAGCCAATCATTCGAACAGGAAAAAGAAAACTACATCCACTTCCGGTTCTTCCTATCAACAAGTCAGCTATCCGGATCATTCAGCGGGTATAGTCAAATACGCAACGCTCGGAGGAGCCATACTCGTCATCGCGCTGATCACGGGTATTGCTTATCTGCTCTGGTCCAGCATGAAACACGAAAAGGGCCAGGAGTATATCAGTAACCTCACGGAAAGTATTGGATTAAACAAACAAGCTATCGAACAGATACGCAAAGCACTGGACCCGCTGGAAAGTGCTGAAGCCACCACAAAATACAAGGATTTCAAAGGCAAGATAGCGCATTTATCTGCCAGACGTCGACATCTGACTGTTCCCGAACCCGGTTCGCACGAGGGGCAAGCTGCTCTGGAAACTGAACTGGCAACTGTCGAAAAAGACCTTGCTACCGCTGAAGAAGATGTCAAACGGATGATCAACAGCGCATCGGCGCAGCCACTGAAAAAAGTGAACTCTACCGTCTCTGATCAACTTGGTGCCAGTACTACCTTTGGACCACCATTACGTGCAGAGAAGTCTCCACCGCCAGAACCCAAGCGGCAGGCGGACATTACCAGCGTTATTGTCTACATGCCTGGTGTTACGAAGGAACAATGGTCTCCTGAACTGCAGAAGCGGTTTTCCATGCTGGCAGATAATGGCGAAGGCCAGGTGACAACCCATTGGGCTGGCGACCTGCTTAGTGTCGAAGTCAGGCCAGTGCTTGACCCGGCACGGTATGCTACCAAGATCAATTTCGCCCGATTGATGTACTATTCCCGGAATGAGCGCATCATCACGATTGAATTCAAGCCCGAACAAGCCAACCTGGCTAAATTACGCGACGGCGATTCGATTACTTCCTTGCTGCTGGATATGAAACAGCGAGAGAAAACGCCTGTTATTCAAACAGCACTGGATAAGCTGGGAAAAATGAAAATTGATCCATCGCGGCAGGCGGAAGTAGCTGCAGTGCTGGAAACGGTAGCATCTGATTCAAAACTGGATTCAACGCTCCGGGAATCAGCGATCAAGCTGATCGCATCCTGGGCTGGACGGGAATCAACTTCATTGCTGGTTCGATTGCTTGATGACAAATCAGCCAGTGTGAAGTTGAATGCGCTCGATGCCTTGGTGGAAGTACGTGCGATCTCAGCAGCACCGAATATCGCCCAACTCTGGGAACGCATGGATGTTGATCGTGTCACACGATCACTGATTGCCTTGGGTAATGAAGTTGAACCAGTCGTCCTGCCTTATTTGAACAATAACAGCAGTGTGGTGATTCGTTCTGAAGCATGCAAAGTGCTTCAGGAAGTGGGCACCATTACATCTCTCAAGCCGCTTCTTGACCTCATCAACGCGAAGGA
- a CDS encoding protein phosphatase 2C domain-containing protein: MISDSIGFDKIEVASLTDVGVRRSHNQDAYGILLAPTVDVWKDRGHVLIVADGMGAHAVGELASALAADQIPHTYQKHASQGADYALKKAFDEANSTIHQKGQQNREFQGMGTTSTALLIKPDGLWVAHVGDSRAYRIRGTQIEQLSFDHSLQWELARRQQVTPESIAGIPSNVIVRSLGPEATVQVDVEGPHTVMPGDIYLVCSDGLSNQLSDQELGAITQNLPLQEACQFMVDLANLRGGPDNITVVAIRIQGDSPVPEVETSGQFKKERQWWKVIPWPAIAITLGACLAIFSLILSADQQSSLQKSGMIIFAISVVIVLAGLVGVFLQRRTEKEAEARELASDALKIYRKSNYTIDATLVNKLMQTEANLLELIKEKGWEIEEAKHKQLQQAVAGHIKKNDLLSAFKTQCQALSLLTQKLRHHRSKDEQFKPNW, from the coding sequence GTGATATCAGATTCAATAGGTTTCGATAAAATTGAAGTAGCCAGTCTCACCGATGTTGGGGTGAGGCGTAGCCATAATCAGGATGCCTATGGAATTCTCCTGGCCCCGACTGTGGATGTCTGGAAAGACAGGGGACATGTTCTCATTGTCGCAGATGGCATGGGTGCTCATGCTGTAGGGGAATTAGCCAGTGCCTTGGCAGCAGATCAAATACCGCACACCTATCAAAAGCATGCGAGTCAAGGTGCTGATTACGCTCTAAAAAAAGCTTTCGACGAAGCTAACAGTACCATTCACCAAAAAGGGCAGCAGAATCGCGAATTCCAGGGAATGGGAACAACTTCCACAGCATTACTCATTAAGCCAGATGGGTTGTGGGTAGCACACGTGGGGGACAGTCGGGCCTATCGAATCCGTGGTACTCAGATCGAACAACTGAGCTTTGATCACAGTCTGCAGTGGGAATTGGCCCGTCGTCAGCAGGTAACTCCAGAATCCATTGCGGGGATCCCCTCCAACGTCATTGTTCGATCCCTGGGGCCTGAGGCTACGGTTCAAGTGGATGTGGAAGGCCCACATACAGTAATGCCAGGTGACATCTACCTGGTATGCAGTGATGGTTTATCCAATCAACTCTCAGACCAGGAATTGGGAGCCATTACTCAAAACCTGCCTCTTCAGGAAGCTTGCCAATTCATGGTGGATCTGGCGAATCTGAGAGGCGGACCTGACAACATTACCGTCGTTGCCATTCGCATACAAGGCGATTCTCCAGTGCCCGAAGTGGAGACCTCAGGCCAATTCAAAAAAGAACGCCAATGGTGGAAAGTCATCCCCTGGCCAGCTATTGCCATTACACTTGGAGCATGCTTGGCAATCTTTTCATTGATACTTTCTGCTGATCAGCAATCTTCATTGCAGAAAAGCGGGATGATCATATTTGCGATCAGCGTGGTAATTGTGCTTGCGGGGTTGGTGGGTGTGTTCCTGCAGAGGCGAACAGAAAAAGAGGCGGAAGCTCGCGAATTAGCCAGCGATGCCCTGAAAATCTATCGCAAAAGCAACTATACCATTGATGCTACCCTGGTGAACAAGCTGATGCAGACGGAAGCAAACCTTCTTGAACTCATCAAGGAAAAGGGGTGGGAGATCGAAGAAGCAAAGCATAAACAGTTACAGCAGGCAGTTGCAGGCCATATCAAAAAGAATGATTTGCTTTCCGCATTTAAAACTCAGTGCCAGGCATTATCGCTGCTGACTCAAAAGCTGCGCCATCATCGTTCGAAAGATGAACAGTTCAAACCCAATTGGTAG